Within the Scomber scombrus chromosome 4, fScoSco1.1, whole genome shotgun sequence genome, the region aacaacccaaatgAATTCAGTCAGCATTTCCCTCTTTGGTGTCAATAACTGTGGATACAGatcttttttctaaaataaatacagcatCACTCTAGCACACAAAAGCCTTCTTTTAATTTACTTCATTTCTTTACATCAACATTTAATACTCTAGAAACTTGTACTGCATTGAAGTTTGCTAATGAACTAAAACCTTTCACATCATGAAATTAAGGAGCAGTGTAAAAGGTGTTTTACCCTGAAAGCCGATGTTTTCCCAGTGCGACCCAAAGCGAGGACAGTCCAGCCTGCAGCCAAGCAGCCTCTTATAAATGGTCTGTAGGACACGCATGTGGACTGTCTGGCTGTTGTCCACGTGGCCTACAAACAACAAGACACATAAatgcaaaagttaaaaaatcaGTGGTTTAATGGAAACACCCACGAGTTACACCCGGTGGATTATTTCACTACCAGGCCTggccaacacacactcacactgtgcGATGGCAAAGACCAGATCCCGTTCCTCCAGGAGTTCCCTGTGCAGTCGTGGCGGTCCGAAGAGGAAGTGTGTGATTGCGGCGAGACCTGTCCTGCGAATGGTTGGCTGGATGTTCTTCTGCAGGTGGGGGTGGAGATGAAAATAGAATACTTTAGAATAAAAGTTGTGATAACTACGCCTCAGTTTCAATCCAATTACTCTTATTTATGGCTGGACTGAGCAACAGGACCAGATGCTTTTTTCAATTCTCTTTCACATTTTATGGCTCTAGTTTTCCAGCTTTGGGAGGCGACTGCAGATAAAGGCAACACTAGATGTAAGTCTTTCCCTCTCTCAGCCACAATCTGTTGATTCTTTATCTCAATGAGCGGCGATCAAGGCCTGTATTACAGACCTTTATTTATAATTTCCTCTACTCTATAggcacatttttatcattttatactTAACCAAGCACCATCCCAGTCTCTTGCTGGGATGGTGCTTTGCTGTTGTTGGTGTTCGCTGTTAATGCTAAGTCAACACTTCCTCCATCTGTTTCATGTTAAAATGCTGCCACCAGTTCCCTTCCCCTCCCAAGATACACAGCTTTTACTGTGAACCATCTGAAGGAAGCACTGAGATTCACTGAAAGTGGCTTAACCTTGAGAAAGAAGGACCAAGTTGAATTTACATTTAAGTGATTCAGAGCAAGAACAAAATCTCTTTTCAAAAAAGAAACTGCACCCTTAATCAGGGACTAGCCTTGATTTGCGCCATCATTTAGATAACAGCTTTTATTTAAGAATTTATGGTATGCAAGGGTTCCTTACTAGCAAATCTCCGAGGTCTGTGGTCTGGAAGTACTGCAGGGCTTCATTAAAGGAGATGAGCGGGGTTGGGTTTGAGTCCTCTGTGAGAGCTGCAggattttttccaaaaaatatattttttttagcaaCAAATTACAGATAACACATTCAAAATCACTAAGTCATGATTATCTTGTACAACAGGTGAAACTACCAGATGTATCTGACCTGGTTGGATGTTCTCCAGAGCCTCCCACTCCTGTCTGGCCTTTTCCAACTCTGCATTTTCCTCTGTAGAGAAAGAATCACAAAGGTGAGGTAAGAAAAAACTAATTCAGTTGATAATGTAATGCACAAACCTCACAACCTGCAAGCCTCAAACAGTGTCTACTCTGCCAAGGGGCTGTGGTGCAATTGCTGACACCCATCCAGTTTATGCCCTGTCATAAATGCTTCCTATCTAACAGATCTGCATCATCCAGAGCACCACTGAGACCCCACTCTACCTCCACGCAGGCAACCTGCACTCCTGAGGGAGGTTTTACCTGCAATAGTTGCCTGGTATCTAGGATACACTCACAAATTCCTGTGGGAAGAGGATGCGAGACAAAGGAGAGGTTGTGtgatagtatgtgtgtgtcacctgCAGGCTTTGGCTGGTCTCCTCCAGCTGCCAGTGTCTGCAGAAGACCATTCTGCTTCAGTGCTGAAATCTGCACAATTACCAAACAAAGGATTACCTTACACACAAAGGGGACCAGACGATGGTTGTTAAAGTGAGATACTACACATGAATTGTAACTACCGGCAGGGATCTGAATGATGCGCTGCCATTAGTGTTGTCTTTGACATTATGACCGATAATCAGTCCATTCATgacctgaaaagaaaaaaaaaagtttaaactgttttaaaggtttttctgGGAAAGAAAATCACATTGAATGAAAGTGAGACAAAGGTCCCATCAATGAGAAGTGGCCTGTTTTACTGTACTCACAGGTTTATGGTTGGAGTGTCCATTGGTGATCTCCTCTAATGGTTTACATTCATGGGACAAACCATTCAGGCCCTAAGAAGAGGgcagcaacacagagcagcTGATTACGACATGCACCCAATATAAAAATAGTGCAGCCCTCACTGCTCTAAGACAGGCCATTCATGATCACTGATTCTCTCATTATTATcccatttttttaaagtcctaAAATTCCTAATATCAACttggaaaactgaaaaatactaaacaaaacaaaccaaaaaaactcCCACAGAAGTGTCAGAAGTTGTGCATTTGCAAACACTTCTGTTTTACTAGTGTGCTTCCTAAATTTAAGCATTGAAAATTAGGaaatcaaaaaatgtttaaccattttttaaaaaagtgtgtaCCCTGTATCCTCCCAGTTACACAGCATTCAATGactatgtttacatgcacaaaatattcCAGTTTTTGCACTTATTCTGAGGAAGACAACATTCCTACAAAGCTGTTAACATACCTGatgaaaattaattttccaCTAATATTCCTGACTACATGCAGAGTGCTTTCAGGGTTTCCCTAGCGAGGTGAAAAACATTAGTGAGCTGCTGCCTGATACTTATAAGTGATATGACtgatattataaatatataattacagGCCTATTCAGTGCCTGGGTTGTCCCATGATGTTTACTACACTGAATGTTTTTGGTGCATCACATCAAGTTGTCACCGTCAGTCCATGGCTGCATGTCAGGATAATAACAAATCCACTTCATGAAGGCGGCGCGCTCTGTTTTTCCAACCCGCCCTGAACAGCTCTCCACtgtcctctcattcctctcctctgtctgccttCCTGCTCTAGCATATGTCATTTTGCTTGAGCAGAGGTAAATAGTCAAGAGGCTGTGAGTTGTaaactttggtaaaaaaaaCCTTACTTAGACGCATATTCTGGATGCACTGTATACCAGTCTAAATAACTGGTTGGCACATCCCCCATGTCTTAATTGGAAAATACTTAATTCAGAATATGCTGTTCACATGACCTGCATCCAATTTATAAATATTGTCATATTTGGAATAATAGTTGAATATTAGTGTGCCTGTAAACGTATCCAATGAGCCCTGAGACACAGACTACTCATCCAAatgtttaccaaaaaaaagaagcaatataCAAGGATACAGGCCAGGGACTAAGAGGTAATGTTATGGCTAGAAAACCAAGTTGAGGATAGCTGCCGCCATGGCAACGTGCCAAGCACACCAGACCAGAGATTACAGATAACGCAGAGAGGGAACTGTTGCTCTAAACACATGTGACAGAACTGATTCAACAGATGAGCTCTTAATTGTTTAACATTAAACAACAGTGCAGCACAGGAAGCATTTCTCTATGGTGGTGACAACATCAATATGCCAACAGTAGTAAAAAGAGTCTACTCCTCATTTCTCCACTTACACAGCAGGTGCAGGTTCCTGCTTTAATTGTGTTACATTAATGTAAACCCAAACACTTGAATGAGATGAACTGTTTATAACTTTAAGTTCAACTGTGAAAGAATAGCAATACCTCAGGGTGGGATGTGACATCAATGTCTTCTTCCATTGCATATGAGTGTGTTGGCTGGCAGGCGCGTTCCTGATCCTGGCCTCTAAAGGCTTCTGAAATCACGGACTGAGATgggctgatgagctgctgcaAGGACCACCATGGTTTCTGTAGTGCACATGTGTAGTGACTGCGACTTTCTATttgtttactctttttttcctcatataCACAGAGAATCTCGGTCCACAGTCACCAGTGGGATTTCACAAAACTGTCACTGGCAATAGAAACCCATGTTGCACACATCATATTCTCTTTTTCTATGTGACAGCGATGACTGTGTGGTTTTGACAGCAGCCTGGTTTTGTTGGCTACTCCAAAAGTCTAACCTTGAGTGTGTGCGCGAAGAGGAATGTGCAGGTATCAGTCTACAAGAGCTGACTGTAGGCTATCCATCAATACACACATTTCCTGGaaacctccctccttcctctcctccacagatCTGCTTGGCCAGTGGGTTTACTTCTCAGCCCCATTAGAGGTGCACAAAAGCTGGATGATGACATTTTTCAGGGCTGGGCTCTCCCTGTCCGAGACACTTCATCCCTTTGGCACTCAAGACAGATCCGATGAGTACTCAGAGCTACCAGTATAGTTCAATTTAATACTTGCATCTGTGTTATGTCTTCAGTCTCACATAAAACAGCAACACGTGTCCGGAGTAAAAACTGCAGGTGTTTGGTGAGATGTGGGTCATGGATGGGGTCCTTGTATGGTCAGAGTCCTGAGGAGGGGCAGTCATATGTACACAATATCTGAAAACTAGaacaagaaatgtattaaactaCACAAAATTAACAAACATGTCAATGAGCAACACACAAATCCAAATTAACATGTGTGACTATGcagaaaaaacagcacagagcTACATATGTGTTGAACTATCTCATGATTGACAAAAATACTGTTATGAACTTACATTACAGTGCAATAATATTTCTTCTGGTATCGTATTTATATGCGACTAAATTAGCAGAGCAACCTAAATTCACTGCAGGACagcaaattaattaatattacttAGTGTGGTTAAATTcaaatttgaggtacttgtatgtTGAGTCATACTAGTTTATCCTTCTATTATTCACTATAGTTACTGTATAGTTAAGTTTGAAACACAACCCGTATAATAAGCTCATGAAGTATGATGCATTATCTACTCTATAATTCaatttgataaaatgttgaatttggCTGATAATACATGTGTATTCTCACTTGCACAGTATATTCAATTCAGGAGTATTCTTCCAATAAGGaggttttaagacacactttcATGTTAATGTCTATTGTGTGCATTAAAGCAGTGCATATTACAAGCAGTGTGTCGTGACAATATTACAAAGTATGCAGAATAAGTTCACGTTTGACAGAGTGACAGTTGTCAAACATCTACAGCAGCAGCCTGACGTCGCCTGGATAACATTATCTGTAGCAGCCAACAAGCTAGCAACCCCGCAGGCAAAAAGACGCAGCTACAGCTTCATTTCTAACCGAGACTGCAACGCCTGCACACACTACATGTCAGCGGGCCTCATTTTAGTGCTTCACAGTTAAATGATTCATGTCATGAAAATTAAGTGCGGTTAAGTAGCTGGGACCTGCCTGCTAACACAAGAAAAGCCAGCTGTCCGGCTAACTAACGGGCTAGCTGTAGCTCTATTGAACTGCAACGGAGATGGAGTCTGTGCACAAATGCGACAGCAAAATGCGGAGAAATCTGCTTTTCTCTTTAAGATATATTAAAAACGCCACTAAACGACTTGTGCCGCGGCATGTCTGAGCATAATATGTGATTTGAAGCATTTAAAAGTACCTCAGTTTCTGATTGTTTCTCCCTCCAATCTCAGCTTCCCTTCCCCCGTCCAGTGGCCACGGTAATTTCAAGTGCATCTTGGGAATTGTGGTTTCCTGTCGGACTCTGGGCTCATTACGTCATCGCTCTCCGGCACAGAGCAGGGAGGCTGTGACCTCTTTTTCAGTCTACAGATAATAGCAGCTCAGGAATACGTCTTTgcaaaaaatacagtaaaaacttaatttccctgtttgttttttaacagataATTATGACATTGTGAAAATCTCTAAAATAGGTTATGGGATTTTTGATTTTGTCTGAATTCCCTGGCAAAGTTTTGACAATTCTTGTGTTCCCCATAAAGTGCAAGAATTTTCCAACATTTCCCTcttacacagaaaaaaagttgaTGTTTGAGTTGAATTTCAGTCAAGGACGCACAGATGGATATTGGttgcaaaaaaagagagagaaagatttaaTCAAGGCTGTCATCAGTGCCAGGGATTCAATATGACTGCCAGATAGCTTGTTTTGTCTTCCTGGTCCTATTACACAACTTATCTGCACCGGACAATTTTCCTTTTCCTACCCCAGAATTTCTGCGTTCCTTCTATTACACAAATAATGGAACAAGATTTCAGAGCGTCTACAACTCTCCTCACATCTGCTTATGTTCAGATTTGAGGGATTTCAAGCAGATGTCAATTATTACCCTCTGGAACATTctttcagagaaaaagaaagtttgtTTTGCATTAGTCAAGCCAGCACTTGGAGTTATTTTGctgaagtttgtgttttttagagtACGCTGGAGTCAGGCTAAACCAAAAAGGGAATTCTTAAAAAAGTGATAAACGGCTACCACTGTTCAGTGCACTTCCTATTTCAACTCAGAAACTTCCCTCAGGCCTCAGTGGTATGACATAATTACATAATTCTGAAGTAATGCTGCTGACTATCTTGCAGCCAACTTAATCATGTGCGACAGAGATTGAGACCTACACTCCTCAATTTAGGTAATCCTGGCCCCTGTAGTCTGCACTACATCCAATAAAAAGAGCTGTTGCAAAACATTTTGGAACAATTAAGTCTAAATAAAATAGGAAAAATGTTACACAACTGGCAATGAACAGATTTCCTGTTTGGGATGAAATCCACTGATACTTGATCTCAGGGAATGTGCTGCTGGCTCACACCGAACTGCTCGCTGCTGGGCTCCTCACACATCTGAATGGCCAAACACCTGCTCTCTCTGGCAAACTGTCAGTCCGAAAACCCATCAAGGAACAGGAAGACATTTTTGACGAGCTTTattattcataatttaaaaaagaacgTTTAAATTCATCCATCTTCTCCCTGCTAATAACACTACAGTTTCCAAGAAGGTTTTCTATTCAGTTTTTTGCTTGTGTATTTTCTCCTCTGTATGAGTGAGTTAGTGTGTCTTTATCTTCACAATTTGAcgaagtcaaaatgaaatgttttatgaagTTTTATTGGGGTTGAGTAATCATTCTCCTCACTGCTTTTCTTCTTTGCCGAAAGTgtaataaaaatcataaaaccatatatatatatcaatgaCATTGCAATTGTTTATTCACTTGGCAGTTGTTGTTGTAGTAATGCAATGCAATTGTgcaatatcaataaataaaacaatgaaataaaagtgcAATTTTACAGCAGCGGGATGGACAGTAACTGGGGTGTTATCAGACAGAAACAATGGGCAGTTTATGACATGTTTTATGGCTCAGTGTGTCTGCCAAGGTGGAGTAGATCAGAAACAATCAAAGCACGCACTGTGAGACTGGTGTCGTTGGATCAAAATGTTATGACAGATTCTATTAAAAGGGCCaagaaaaagacacatattCCAATTCAAACCAAGATCTGTGCTCAGATTTTCCTAAAATTTTAGACAAGCATAATTTTCATCTGATCTCCTTCATTTCCTCACGATTGTCTCGTTCACTTAAGCAGATAAagcacatttacattatttttaaatgagatgGGGTTGCTCCTCTGCCGCTGTCGAGTGCACTGCTGTGCCAAAGCTCAAGAGGCATCTTGTGTTAGCAGGCATGAGCCATCTCCATAGAAACATTATTAGCCATCCTTTGCCTGAGGTGGTTGGCGAAGTCCACCTGTGTCTGAGAGAGCACTTTGTTTATGATTGTCTTTGGGATCCAGCCCTGCAGACGACCAAGACAAAGCCAGTGTTAGACTGAATAGCATGGTGTTTAGTATTGCAGTATTGTCacatatgttttatgtttaattatttaatatagCTGAATGTATTTCAGTGCAATTCAGTGTGGTAAGTGTAAAGAATGCTGAGACTGCTTTTATATACCTTGAGATCTATATTTAGTAACCAGGTGAACTTGGTCTTATTTGGGTCTTCAGGGCAGGGCTTCATAACTATACAGGTGGGCCCGTTCTCCGctctgaaaaatgtaatgatCAGTGTTCAGCATCAGTTTAAACCACATATCCATATGATTCACTCAGATTCATTTACTCCTTACATACGTAAATGTGTGCTTGTAGATAACAAGTTAATGATTCTGTGACTCACCTCACCACACCCCTCTGCTCGGGCATTTTCGGGTGCTGAGTTGACATTCCAGCCAGGAAGCAGGTGGAGCCTCGACGCTTGGCACAACGAACGCTGACAAAGTCCCTTGGCCCCACAACGTTACCAGGTGTCTCTGCAGCGACCTCATGGGTTATCATGGTGTCCTGGCCAATCTTTTGAAGGATCTGATGAATCCCAATGTGACATTTTAGCAACCTTTTTGCATTGATATCTTTGTAtttgtacatgttttattatttatggtATGTAACAGTGAATTTCAAGTAGCAGTATCAATTCACATGCAGACACCAGCTGCCTATGTCTCACCTTAACTTCTTTGACATTTGGGTTCCACTCCCCCATTTGCTCCATGTTTCCCACCAGCTCTTCGTAAAGACTGTCTTGGTGCTGCTCCAACATCACCTCCAGCTTGAACACCTTCCCAATGTCAGGCAACATTTTACTCAGGACTTTGTCTCCATTTGCCTAAAAGAATGGTGTAACCAAGTACAGAAGAATTCATACAGTAATCTCTCAAATTTGAAACAATATATGTTGGATATATTTCTTACAAGGTGAATGATTATTTTGCTTTCTGAGTCCTGTTTTGATACTCACAGCCACAGTTTCAACGGTCCAGCCCTCCTGTTCACCGAGGATGCTGATGGCTTTCTGCAGTGCATCCTCACCTTGCTTCACATAAGACATCTCCTCCTCGTTGTACCCTTGCTCCTCCTCAATCCGTGAGccttaaaacaaaacagcaaggAACTAAAAACTCACAGTAAACTTCAATAAACTCATAGTGGAGAAGGAGCATTTATAATAACACTGACTTATCTGTTAACCTATCAACCAAAATTTTTTTATAAAGTTTAAGATCTAACATAAAGTCTGTTACTCCATGGCAACACTGTTTGAATCCATACACTGACTCAAGCAACCACGTGTAATAACTCACTGAGAAAGGAGCTTCGTCGGCAGACTTGACTGATCCACTTACTGGGGCCCGGACCTGCCAGTCTGTTCAGCTCATGGTGAATGGCCACCATTGCATTCTTTCTCAAACCtaggatacagagacaaacagcCCACAGTTACTACAATGTTAAATCCACTGATTAGATCTTTCTTGTTTGATTCATTCAGCCATTCTGGCTCTGGGCTCCATGCAGAACTCCACtgacaaaatgtgcatttttaaacctaatgtaaaacagagagaaaagcaggTCAAGGCAAGAATATCTTAATGTCTCTCACTCACCTGTCATGTTCCTCGTGTGCCGGTAGGAGATGCCAGCACACAGTTTGAAGGTTGCAGGCAGCATTTTCTGTCACAGGAGATTCTTGCAGCTTTGAGAGAACTAGAAAACTTGAAAAGCAAATGAGATTCAAAAATCTGGCTTAGTTGTAAACCTGAGAGAGAAGAGGACAAGTGGATGAGAGTGCAGAGAAGACTTCTGAGAGGATTTCTGTCTGTAGACGATTGAACGTGTCGGTATATATAAGAGCTCTGAACACAAGGCCGCCGTGCTATCACCAcgtagataaacacacacacatcacttcaCTGTTCCAATGGCCATGCCGCCAAGGTTGCCTCCCGGATACGACGAGCATGTCTCAGACTCTCACAAACACTGTGTCAGATAACGTCCAGTGCCCAGGACACTGTAttgctcacactgacacacatacacataaaaacacgGCCTCTCTTCAGTGATGACAGTGCCAAAAGAGAGGTCAGTGTGAGAGACCCTGAGTGACTCATCCATCCCTTCATGGTCCATAACAGCTTAAACACTCACACAGGAATTTGAGGGCAAAAAATTTCCATTGAGTTTGGCTCGCTTCTTCCCCTCAACTATGATTGATATCTTGTTTTGAGCTAGAAGTATATCTCAAGTGCCCATACTTTGCATTCTTTCATCATCTTTATCTAATGACTTTTTGAAAGAATTGCTTATAAATAGGAGTTTGAGCTGCTGACATGTTTCTGAAATGCTACTGAAATTGACAAATGAAAGAGatcaaacatcaaataaaacatgaaatatttctttattcagTGCCACAACATGatgtatgatatgatatatggTAATGTCCATGTAATTGCCACCTTTACTTAATTTACATGCCCAGTTTATGGCAAACATAAGGGTTGACACTTTAATATTGTTCTAAATATTGGCTTATAATAAGGGTTAATAAGTATTTACAGTACAATCTGTGCGACTCTGAACAAAGGGGAAGTAAAGCCAGTGTCAACAAAACATAAGGGTTAAAGGTGAATCCAAAAACTATGTAACAGTAATAAGAAACAAAgttaacactactactactggcGGAAATTATAGTTAGATACATTTTtgttacatactgtatcatTGTAACAATGTATTTATAAGACAATGATACTGTAAACAGAGCATTGCAGTCATCAAGCATGTACAGCATACGTAGCCAATCTATCCTGGAtacataaatgttaaatgaaacTACTCAGTGAGGGTTTATTATTGTCCAAAAGCAGCTCTGTCATGGTTTCCATGGCGGTCAGACTTGTCAAACACATCATATTTCATAATGCCAACATCTAAACAGCAACTTCACGATTGTGCTTCAGCCTTTCCTGTCACTAAGATTGAATCACAGTCTGGAAAAATCTTGCTTCATCATCAAACAACACACCAAGATCTGTTAATAACATGTTTTGTCAAGCAACTCACATGTTTTGACAACCTTCCTCAGTCCGTCCAAGCAAAATCCAAATTATCTAACAGCAATATTGCCTCAGGGAGTTGCGCGTCAGACACACAGTCAGAGTCAACAGTGTTCATGACCACAGGAATGGAAACCTGTCAAGAGTAGCAGGCTATCTGATAAGTGAACAGAAATGGGCACAGAAAAAACAGGAACAGATTCATAAATCCCAAAGAAAGACTGAAGTCACCTTAACCTGCAACCTTGTGTCCCTCTGTTTGGATGGCAGGAATTACCCATCATTCCCTCTGGCCTTCTGCAGGGTGGgtcacttcatttaaaatgggAACGCACAGGCCTAGTACTATGTGACCCATTACTAAGACACAGTGGACAGACCAGACGCCCATGTCTCTTGTACTGTAAAGCTCATTTTTCTGAGATAATGAATTAGGAGCTAAAGTGGGTCATATTCCTATTTCTAAGGGCGGCCTATTTGACGAGCAgcattatgttttaatgagctTCAGTCCTGGGGcaaaaatcatttttctcaAATGTAGATCCAAGTCTCCTGTAGAAAAGTATATCTGAAAGCCACTAaactttatatttgtatatatagtGAAGACAATCATTACTGAATGATAATGTGTATCATAAACTTTTTGGATTTTTCTTGGATTTCTGTTATAGAGTGTGCTTAAATAACAGTTTGTAAGGTACCTAAATAGCTTCAGGAAAAATAAAGGTTTGTATTCATCCTTTGCAAATATTGCATGCACTGGTTTCAATGGTCTGATATTTACAGGTTTCTCAGTACACACATCTGCTTATTTTCCCATGATTCCATCTGATATTTGTTGCAATATGATGGAGCTATAAAACAGCCATCTCATATATTTGTGACTTTATAATGATAAAATCTGAGAGGAAAACAGATGCTACCTTTTTTGGTGTGATCAAATGGATGAAGTAATATAATCTTCTAGCACTGGATGTTTGTTGTTCAGTTTATAAATTCACCTAGCAACAGTGACTTCTGTAACAGGTGCGCTAAATCCTCAAGTGGATGCATATCAGTTTGAaacaaaatatctcaacataATCGTTGCCTGGctgaaattttaattttttttcaacattgaaTAAGATTGCAGTCATAGATTAACAGCGCACTTCGATTATACTCTAGAGATTTCGCATTGCTCTTCCATTAAGTTGGGAAACAGATGCTAAAAATCAATGCAACAACTACTCTCGATTTTTAATCTCTATGGGTTAAACTACAAACTACACTTTGCATAATGCTAACTTCATGCTCCAAGTTTGTAATGCAGCATCTTTGTAATACAGGATTCATTCTAAATATTAGTTTCTAGACGTCCA harbors:
- the elmod3 gene encoding ELMO domain-containing protein 3, producing the protein MEEDIDVTSHPEGLNGLSHECKPLEEITNGHSNHKPVMNGLIIGHNVKDNTNGSASFRSLPISALKQNGLLQTLAAGGDQPKPAEENAELEKARQEWEALENIQPALTEDSNPTPLISFNEALQYFQTTDLGDLLKNIQPTIRRTGLAAITHFLFGPPRLHRELLEERDLVFAIAQCHVDNSQTVHMRVLQTIYKRLLGCRLDCPRFGSHWENIGFQGTDPATDLRGTGFLGLMHTLYFVMDPETLPLARDIYKLSQHPTQNFPFSVMSINMTRIALQVLREEALSKECNRRQQVVGVLNEFYVATYLHLYQLWKTQQKTIADSGFVLKEVELFAKKNPKQMLRRLEVFLKERRAGGIPRGTSPDPQAQQHSPSLGDRRARTGAGQGSKGKEMHFTGVCDLPPDMEGEARLI
- the star gene encoding steroidogenic acute regulatory protein, mitochondrial, with amino-acid sequence MLPATFKLCAGISYRHTRNMTGLRKNAMVAIHHELNRLAGPGPSKWISQVCRRSSFLSSRIEEEQGYNEEEMSYVKQGEDALQKAISILGEQEGWTVETVAANGDKVLSKMLPDIGKVFKLEVMLEQHQDSLYEELVGNMEQMGEWNPNVKEVKILQKIGQDTMITHEVAAETPGNVVGPRDFVSVRCAKRRGSTCFLAGMSTQHPKMPEQRGVVRAENGPTCIVMKPCPEDPNKTKFTWLLNIDLKGWIPKTIINKVLSQTQVDFANHLRQRMANNVSMEMAHAC